A single Atribacterota bacterium DNA region contains:
- a CDS encoding TetR/AcrR family transcriptional regulator, with translation MMGGSEMVMEPGGEKKQKIVETAKKVFAEKSFFDATLEEISELSGVKKSTIYYYFESKLDLLMEILETTIHQVTARIDELLLLEDRKKIIRSLIDGYFDFFRQERDLVLLLHRVEFDLFCHQEAHRRMEAIFAHLQRMWDRVAERIGDVQLRDGLRIEGRKLIRMISASIMGYCIEELQRGETISEEDREFLKEIFTAF, from the coding sequence ATGATGGGCGGAAGCGAGATGGTGATGGAACCGGGTGGAGAAAAGAAACAGAAGATTGTTGAGACCGCAAAAAAGGTATTTGCTGAGAAGAGTTTCTTCGATGCCACCCTTGAGGAAATTTCTGAACTCTCCGGGGTGAAAAAATCCACCATCTACTACTATTTTGAGAGTAAATTGGATCTCCTGATGGAGATTCTTGAAACCACCATCCATCAGGTCACAGCACGAATCGACGAATTGTTGCTCCTTGAAGACCGTAAGAAAATCATTCGTTCCCTCATTGACGGGTACTTTGACTTTTTCCGCCAGGAAAGAGACTTGGTGCTTTTGCTGCACCGAGTTGAGTTTGACCTGTTTTGTCACCAAGAGGCTCATCGGCGGATGGAAGCGATTTTCGCCCATTTGCAGAGGATGTGGGATAGAGTAGCCGAAAGAATCGGTGATGTCCAGCTCCGGGATGGACTGAGGATTGAGGGAAGGAAGCTCATACGTATGATTTCAGCGAGCATCATGGGATACTGTATCGAAGAATTGCAGCGGGGAGAAACCATCAGTGAAGAAGACCGGGAGTTTCTGAAGGAGATTTTTACTGCGTTTTGA
- a CDS encoding FAD-dependent oxidoreductase yields MKNPYFPHIFSPIEIGNFVVPNRIAHVPTDISSANADGSVNERVITYHEEIAKGGCGFIIVGATTPDKATGRPTVTCLAADEDPMIPGLARLAEAMHRHGARCAVQLQHPGRQAAWPRKDLFSATDMVVSLPGSAGHEVVYAEDVAHGKSIRAMTVEEIYELIEKFAEAAWRVQQAGFDAVELHGAHGYLIAQFMSPYVNRRNDRFGGSFINRMRFVLEIIDRIKRKCGKKFPIGIRYSGEEWIEGGRTLDESIKVAKLMEENGIAFLDISAGIFEVPGPTMDPMYYPQGWNTYTAEEIKKYVKVPVITSHTLRDPAYCERILAEGKTDMIGLSRQLIADPYWGNKAKEGKVKEIRKCISCLVGCWQESLMVKRECRCAINPAVGDERFIHLKKSETPLKVAVIGGGPGGMEAARIATLRGHQVTIFEKSGELGGAILYCCTVPAKSKMRWYADWLREQMNKLGVVVRYRTVPTLEELRKFDAVVVATGGKVARPEIPGIDLPWVVSFEDVLRCKNKTCAYYPEDKKEPVECGETVLLWGDHFGVADAVEKLGFEGKKLYVVTENREFASWMEPVHRDVMMKRFSGGNGEGLSLRGFKHPVTFILRTTVVEIRANGEVVLQDSEFCRSTLKVDNVVLGKVEPDDSLYSALLEAGLPVAKIGDAREVRNLRGAVTDGANLGLTLEKDLALNANLAFIANLPTEIER; encoded by the coding sequence ATGAAAAATCCATATTTCCCCCATATTTTTTCTCCCATTGAAATTGGAAACTTTGTGGTTCCCAACCGCATTGCCCATGTGCCGACCGATATCAGTTCGGCCAACGCCGATGGTTCGGTGAACGAGCGGGTCATAACCTATCACGAAGAAATCGCCAAAGGAGGATGTGGCTTTATCATCGTGGGAGCAACCACCCCCGATAAAGCCACCGGGAGACCGACTGTAACCTGTCTGGCCGCGGATGAGGATCCCATGATTCCAGGGCTGGCGCGCCTTGCGGAAGCCATGCACCGTCATGGGGCGCGGTGTGCTGTGCAGCTGCAGCATCCTGGTCGTCAGGCAGCCTGGCCTCGTAAAGACCTTTTCTCGGCGACCGACATGGTGGTTTCTCTTCCTGGTTCGGCTGGGCATGAAGTGGTCTATGCCGAAGATGTGGCTCATGGCAAATCCATTCGGGCGATGACCGTGGAGGAAATTTATGAACTCATTGAGAAATTTGCTGAAGCCGCCTGGCGGGTACAGCAGGCTGGTTTTGATGCTGTGGAACTCCATGGTGCCCATGGGTATCTCATTGCCCAGTTCATGAGTCCTTATGTGAATCGGAGGAATGACCGATTTGGTGGGAGTTTCATAAACCGGATGCGTTTTGTTCTGGAAATCATCGACCGCATCAAGAGGAAATGTGGTAAGAAATTTCCCATCGGGATTCGGTATTCCGGTGAGGAGTGGATCGAAGGCGGAAGGACCCTGGACGAGAGTATCAAAGTGGCCAAACTCATGGAGGAGAATGGAATTGCTTTCCTGGATATCAGCGCGGGAATTTTTGAGGTTCCCGGGCCCACCATGGACCCCATGTACTATCCTCAGGGATGGAACACCTATACTGCTGAAGAAATCAAAAAGTATGTCAAGGTTCCGGTGATTACCAGTCACACCCTGCGGGATCCGGCATACTGTGAGCGAATCCTGGCCGAGGGGAAAACGGACATGATCGGGCTCTCCAGGCAGCTCATTGCGGATCCCTACTGGGGGAACAAAGCCAAAGAGGGTAAGGTGAAAGAAATTCGCAAATGTATCTCTTGTCTGGTGGGATGCTGGCAGGAATCGCTCATGGTCAAAAGAGAGTGTCGCTGTGCGATAAATCCGGCAGTGGGAGACGAGCGGTTCATCCATCTTAAAAAGTCCGAAACACCCCTTAAGGTGGCCGTTATTGGCGGAGGACCTGGCGGGATGGAAGCGGCTCGAATTGCCACTCTGCGAGGACACCAGGTGACCATCTTTGAAAAGAGTGGTGAATTGGGGGGCGCTATCCTCTATTGTTGCACTGTTCCAGCGAAGAGCAAGATGCGCTGGTATGCGGACTGGTTGCGGGAACAGATGAATAAACTCGGTGTGGTGGTGCGCTATCGTACGGTTCCCACCCTGGAGGAACTCCGAAAATTTGACGCTGTGGTGGTGGCAACTGGTGGAAAGGTTGCCCGACCAGAGATCCCAGGAATCGATTTACCTTGGGTGGTTTCTTTTGAAGATGTGCTACGATGCAAGAACAAGACCTGTGCCTATTATCCAGAGGATAAAAAAGAGCCGGTTGAATGTGGTGAAACGGTGCTTTTATGGGGAGACCATTTTGGGGTGGCCGACGCCGTGGAGAAGCTGGGCTTCGAAGGGAAAAAGCTCTATGTGGTGACCGAGAATCGAGAATTCGCCAGCTGGATGGAACCCGTCCACAGAGATGTAATGATGAAACGATTTTCCGGTGGAAATGGCGAGGGGTTGAGTCTGCGGGGCTTCAAGCACCCGGTGACCTTTATCCTTAGGACCACGGTGGTGGAAATTCGGGCCAACGGAGAAGTGGTTCTGCAGGATAGTGAGTTCTGCCGCTCAACCCTCAAGGTGGATAACGTAGTCTTGGGAAAAGTGGAACCCGATGACTCGCTGTACAGTGCACTTCTTGAAGCAGGATTGCCGGTCGCCAAAATCGGTGACGCCAGAGAAGTTCGGAATCTGCGAGGTGCAGTTACTGATGGAGCCAACCTTGGTTTGACACTCGAGAAGGACCTGGCGCTCAACGCCAATCTGGCATTCATTGCCAATCTTCCCACCGAAATTGAACGCTGA
- the deoC gene encoding deoxyribose-phosphate aldolase, with amino-acid sequence MEYTCEEIAKMIDHSLLRPELTEEEIIEGCEIAKKYHVASVCCRPSDVALARKILAGSDVKVGAVVGFPHGSHRTETKVFEAELAIQDGAEELDMVIHIGKLRSRDFEYVKRDIQAVVEVAHKNGVIVKVILENWYLTDELKRIGCRLAEEAGADFVKTSTGFAPGGATIEDLRLMRESVSSRVQVKAAGGVRDLDMALKVREVGATRFGATRTVEILEECKRRKRE; translated from the coding sequence ATGGAGTACACCTGTGAAGAAATTGCCAAAATGATTGACCATTCCCTTCTTCGTCCGGAGCTCACTGAAGAAGAAATCATCGAAGGATGTGAGATTGCCAAAAAGTACCATGTGGCTTCAGTGTGCTGTCGACCCTCGGATGTGGCACTGGCCAGGAAGATTCTTGCCGGGAGCGATGTCAAAGTAGGGGCGGTGGTTGGTTTTCCTCATGGTTCCCATCGCACAGAGACGAAGGTTTTTGAGGCTGAACTGGCCATTCAAGATGGGGCTGAAGAACTGGATATGGTCATCCATATCGGAAAGCTGCGCAGCCGGGATTTCGAGTACGTGAAGAGGGATATCCAGGCGGTGGTGGAGGTAGCTCACAAAAACGGGGTTATAGTCAAGGTGATTTTAGAGAACTGGTATCTCACTGATGAATTGAAGCGGATTGGTTGTCGGTTGGCTGAGGAAGCCGGGGCGGATTTTGTGAAAACCTCAACCGGTTTTGCACCAGGGGGAGCGACCATTGAAGATTTGCGCTTGATGCGAGAAAGTGTTTCTTCCCGGGTGCAGGTGAAAGCCGCTGGAGGAGTACGGGATTTGGATATGGCATTAAAGGTCCGCGAGGTAGGGGCGACCAGGTTCGGGGCCACCAGGACGGTGGAGATTTTAGAAGAGTGTAAGCGGAGAAAGCGGGAATAA
- a CDS encoding replication-associated recombination protein A, with translation MRPETLDEVVGQPHLTGEKGVLRRIVASGVLPSLILWGPPGSGKTSVAQILAKACQYHMVSVSAVASGVKEIRDAVKEAEEHLKLYQRKTAFFIDEIHRFHKGQQSILLPYVEEGLVTLIGSTTENPSFEIIAPLLSRAQVLLFHPLSDEDLFFLLKRALEDERGLKNWAIAAEEEVLRFMAQLADGDARQALNLLELAVSIAQSEGEKTLTVPFVREFLVKNFHLYDKSGEEHYNLLSAYHKSLRGSDPDGALYWLARMLEAGENPRNILRRLVACASEDVGNADPQALLLAVAAHQAFEFLGEPEGRLALAQVTVYVACAPKSNSSYIALKRALADVQEFGSLPVPLHLRNAPTAMMKKIGYGKEYRYAHDFPGAFVEQEYLPEKLRGRIYFRPSGRGYEEVLQKRLRMLWKERNY, from the coding sequence ATGCGCCCCGAGACCCTCGATGAGGTGGTGGGACAGCCCCATTTAACGGGAGAAAAGGGGGTGTTGCGCCGGATTGTGGCATCAGGGGTTTTACCTTCCTTGATTCTCTGGGGACCTCCGGGAAGCGGAAAAACCTCGGTGGCCCAAATTCTTGCCAAAGCCTGTCAGTATCATATGGTTTCGGTGAGTGCCGTGGCTTCAGGCGTGAAAGAAATTCGGGATGCAGTCAAAGAGGCGGAGGAACACCTCAAGCTCTACCAGAGGAAAACGGCCTTTTTCATTGACGAGATTCATCGCTTTCACAAGGGACAGCAGAGCATCCTTTTACCCTACGTTGAAGAGGGGTTAGTCACTCTGATTGGTTCCACTACCGAAAATCCCTCCTTTGAGATCATTGCCCCACTCCTTTCCCGGGCTCAGGTGCTTTTGTTCCATCCCCTTTCTGACGAAGACTTGTTCTTCCTTTTAAAAAGGGCTCTTGAGGACGAGCGGGGTCTAAAAAATTGGGCTATTGCCGCGGAAGAGGAAGTTTTGCGTTTTATGGCCCAATTAGCTGATGGGGATGCCCGACAGGCGTTGAATTTGCTTGAACTGGCTGTTTCCATTGCTCAAAGTGAGGGGGAAAAGACGCTCACCGTACCGTTCGTACGGGAGTTTCTGGTCAAAAATTTTCATCTCTATGACAAATCGGGGGAAGAACATTATAATCTTCTTTCTGCCTATCACAAGAGCCTGCGGGGAAGTGACCCTGACGGGGCCCTGTACTGGTTGGCTCGAATGCTTGAAGCGGGGGAAAATCCGCGCAATATCCTGCGTCGTTTGGTGGCCTGTGCCTCAGAGGATGTGGGGAATGCTGACCCCCAGGCACTCCTTTTGGCCGTGGCAGCGCACCAGGCTTTTGAGTTTCTGGGGGAACCGGAGGGGAGGCTGGCCCTGGCGCAGGTAACCGTGTATGTGGCCTGTGCGCCGAAAAGTAACTCGTCCTATATAGCCCTCAAACGTGCCTTGGCGGATGTGCAGGAATTTGGGTCACTTCCAGTACCATTGCATCTTCGGAATGCCCCCACCGCCATGATGAAAAAGATAGGCTATGGGAAGGAGTACCGCTATGCCCATGATTTTCCGGGGGCGTTTGTGGAGCAGGAGTATCTCCCGGAAAAGCTTCGGGGCCGAATTTACTTTCGGCCTTCTGGCCGCGGCTATGAAGAGGTTCTGCAGAAACGCCTTCGGATGCTCTGGAAAGAGAGGAATTACTGA
- a CDS encoding ROK family protein, translating into MVAKALFLGIDLGGTNTKIALVDKDGHVLERSVIPTRAMRKAEEVVEDIAEEGLELCKRFEERGFKVWAAGVGIPGLFDWHSGVCHLLPNFPNKWKDVPIKAWLEKKLSLPVAVINDVRSITLAEKRFGAGKEVNSMVMIAIGTGIGGGVVVNGNLYIGKDGGAGELGHITVEPQGVRCGCGNRGCLEAYASGPAMVAQALRALVQQNDTLIRDLVGDDLSRVNPKVIAEAAQKGDQVAIEIIERAGAYIGQALSCVCVTINPEMIVIGGGVALVGELLFESIRKGLKERLFMVPVETIHFVPAELGMDAGVIGSATWARERLEEGVIV; encoded by the coding sequence ATGGTTGCAAAAGCGCTTTTTTTGGGGATTGACCTGGGGGGGACCAATACCAAAATTGCCCTGGTGGATAAAGATGGCCATGTTCTCGAGCGGAGTGTCATCCCCACCCGGGCGATGCGGAAAGCCGAAGAAGTGGTAGAAGATATTGCTGAAGAAGGGCTGGAACTCTGCAAGCGATTCGAAGAACGGGGTTTTAAGGTATGGGCAGCCGGCGTCGGTATTCCCGGACTTTTTGACTGGCATAGCGGGGTTTGCCATCTCCTTCCTAATTTTCCCAATAAGTGGAAGGATGTGCCCATTAAAGCATGGCTTGAAAAAAAGCTTTCGCTTCCGGTGGCAGTCATTAATGATGTGCGATCCATCACTTTAGCTGAGAAACGGTTTGGGGCCGGAAAAGAAGTCAATAGCATGGTGATGATTGCCATTGGAACTGGTATTGGTGGTGGAGTGGTGGTGAACGGAAATCTATACATCGGGAAGGACGGGGGTGCTGGAGAACTTGGGCACATCACCGTGGAACCCCAGGGAGTGCGGTGTGGGTGTGGAAACCGGGGTTGCTTAGAAGCCTATGCCTCAGGTCCAGCCATGGTTGCCCAGGCCCTGCGAGCCCTGGTACAGCAGAACGATACTCTGATTCGGGACCTCGTTGGTGATGACCTCTCCCGAGTCAACCCCAAAGTGATCGCTGAAGCAGCACAAAAAGGGGATCAGGTAGCCATCGAAATCATCGAAAGGGCTGGAGCCTACATTGGGCAGGCTTTATCCTGTGTTTGTGTCACCATCAACCCGGAGATGATTGTCATCGGAGGAGGAGTGGCGCTGGTTGGAGAACTGCTCTTTGAGAGTATTCGAAAAGGATTGAAGGAACGACTCTTTATGGTTCCGGTGGAAACCATTCATTTTGTCCCTGCCGAGTTAGGAATGGATGCGGGTGTGATTGGCTCAGCAACCTGGGCAAGAGAACGATTGGAAGAGGGGGTCATAGTATGA
- a CDS encoding uroporphyrinogen decarboxylase family protein — protein sequence MLIEEWVRKGKFQPDWREFLGVIQGTQPSRRVHFAEFLVDPEIVGIFCERYLEEKPIAITENPKAALAQYVSFFHRLGYDYCVLVDIPGLTLPFPGKSRSGPNQRSWVEEGVGVITSFSDLEAYPFPRVDQFDFSLYEYLTSVLPEGMGCLVNACGGIFETVSENLLGFTGFAYLLYDAPELVQMVFQRVGEVILDFYRVLLDFPKVVGVFQGDDLGYKTSTLVSPQIVRQFVLPWHKRLASLCHEQGKVYFLHSCGMVLPLFEDFITDVGIDAFHSFQEAVFPVTDFVRRYGNRVGTLGGVDLDYLVRLEERELRKYVSSILNTCFPLGRYALGSGNSIAHYVPFRNYLVMLDQGLTFLG from the coding sequence GTGCTCATTGAAGAGTGGGTTCGAAAGGGAAAATTCCAGCCCGACTGGAGGGAGTTCCTGGGGGTTATTCAAGGAACGCAGCCATCCCGGCGAGTGCATTTTGCCGAGTTTCTGGTGGATCCGGAAATCGTGGGGATATTCTGCGAACGGTACCTTGAGGAAAAGCCCATCGCCATTACTGAAAACCCCAAAGCTGCCTTAGCCCAGTACGTCTCCTTTTTTCATCGCTTAGGATACGATTACTGTGTTTTGGTGGATATTCCTGGACTGACCCTCCCCTTTCCCGGAAAAAGCCGCTCCGGGCCGAACCAACGGAGCTGGGTGGAAGAAGGCGTAGGAGTGATCACCTCTTTTTCCGATTTGGAAGCCTATCCTTTTCCCAGGGTGGACCAGTTTGATTTCTCCCTCTATGAGTATCTCACGTCCGTTCTTCCCGAAGGGATGGGGTGTTTGGTGAACGCCTGTGGGGGGATTTTTGAAACGGTGAGCGAGAATCTTCTGGGTTTCACCGGATTTGCGTACCTCCTATACGATGCACCAGAGCTGGTGCAAATGGTGTTTCAGAGGGTGGGCGAGGTGATTCTCGATTTTTACCGGGTGCTTCTTGATTTTCCTAAAGTGGTGGGAGTTTTTCAAGGTGATGACCTGGGATATAAAACTTCCACCCTGGTTTCACCCCAGATTGTGCGGCAGTTTGTCCTTCCCTGGCATAAGCGTCTTGCCTCTCTCTGCCATGAGCAGGGAAAGGTCTATTTCCTCCATTCCTGTGGGATGGTTCTTCCGCTTTTCGAGGATTTCATTACCGATGTGGGTATCGATGCCTTTCATTCCTTTCAGGAAGCAGTTTTTCCAGTTACGGACTTTGTTCGGCGCTATGGTAACCGGGTTGGAACGCTTGGTGGGGTAGACCTTGACTATCTTGTGCGCCTTGAAGAACGGGAACTCCGGAAGTACGTGTCCAGTATTTTGAATACATGCTTTCCTTTAGGGCGATATGCCCTGGGTTCTGGGAACTCCATTGCTCACTATGTGCCATTCCGTAACTATCTCGTCATGCTTGACCAGGGTCTTACGTTTTTAGGGTAA
- a CDS encoding DUF1302 family protein, whose translation MSRILYIPVTVVVLTLLFVPLARSLEWSGEVVGNVSYQLNTADVDYGLKLNAMTTLDLGEGYYLHADLSLKYQDENTTRPFHLNQLYLQGSGAPWDSLDFKLGLLELTWGASDVLSPVDVLNPRPFSLSADRESFQDKIPVPAVDIEWYFSSTWSLELFYQPDFVPNFIPSFVKEAMFLGSLSAALGLDFGEAVVRIEEDTPSVGFFSPIWAIRARGSVGKFDVALSFQNGYYLSPFPYQTSITMEGERVQEVDILAGYPRRSLLGLEFQGTIEGLEGVTVRGDLALIFPQPWTQSILINGNPVSSFSVLEEPYWKASFGIDYTHENFYLNLNYLLGNPWEEGQNVSSYLYLVTNWESEDGKWKPFWNAILSLQDGSMVNILGVEYKPKTSWTTSLSYARSSGAPGSILGGFSDGIFLEVKYRF comes from the coding sequence GTGAGCCGAATCCTGTACATTCCAGTCACGGTGGTTGTTTTGACCCTTCTTTTTGTTCCCCTGGCCCGTTCCTTAGAGTGGAGTGGTGAGGTGGTGGGGAACGTTTCCTATCAGTTGAACACGGCTGATGTCGATTATGGCCTAAAGCTTAATGCCATGACCACGCTGGATTTGGGCGAGGGGTACTACCTTCATGCTGATTTAAGCCTGAAATATCAGGATGAGAATACCACACGTCCCTTCCACCTTAACCAGCTCTACCTTCAGGGAAGCGGTGCACCCTGGGATAGCCTTGATTTTAAACTCGGACTCCTGGAACTGACCTGGGGAGCCAGTGATGTGCTGAGTCCGGTTGATGTCTTAAACCCGCGACCCTTTTCCTTGTCAGCGGATAGGGAGAGTTTCCAGGACAAAATTCCGGTGCCGGCCGTAGATATTGAATGGTATTTCAGTAGCACCTGGTCTTTAGAATTGTTCTATCAACCCGATTTTGTGCCCAATTTCATCCCTTCCTTTGTGAAAGAGGCCATGTTCCTGGGTTCGCTCTCTGCCGCTCTGGGGCTTGACTTTGGAGAAGCAGTGGTGCGGATTGAGGAAGATACGCCTTCGGTGGGTTTTTTTTCGCCCATCTGGGCGATTCGGGCTCGAGGATCGGTGGGGAAATTCGATGTAGCTCTGAGTTTCCAGAATGGGTACTACCTTTCACCCTTTCCTTACCAGACTTCCATCACCATGGAGGGAGAGAGGGTACAAGAAGTGGACATCCTGGCAGGATACCCCCGGCGTTCACTTTTGGGACTTGAATTTCAGGGTACCATTGAGGGCTTAGAAGGGGTAACGGTACGGGGAGACTTAGCGCTCATTTTTCCTCAGCCCTGGACCCAGAGCATCCTCATCAATGGTAACCCCGTTTCCAGTTTTTCCGTTCTCGAGGAACCCTACTGGAAGGCCAGTTTTGGTATTGATTACACCCATGAAAACTTTTACCTGAATCTGAACTATCTTTTGGGGAACCCCTGGGAGGAAGGGCAGAACGTTTCTTCGTATCTTTACCTTGTTACCAATTGGGAGAGTGAAGATGGAAAGTGGAAGCCGTTCTGGAATGCCATTCTGAGTTTGCAGGATGGAAGTATGGTCAACATTCTGGGTGTGGAGTATAAGCCGAAAACGAGCTGGACGACTTCTTTGTCGTACGCGCGGAGTAGTGGTGCACCGGGGAGTATCCTGGGTGGGTTTTCGGATGGAATTTTCTTGGAGGTGAAATACCGTTTTTAG
- a CDS encoding UTRA domain-containing protein, with the protein MRQDEAQSLGCRAGLPAFIIERFTYLKSEILVELTRSVARGDRLRFTVKLVADWAQIRREIEF; encoded by the coding sequence GTGCGACAAGACGAAGCACAAAGCCTTGGTTGTCGGGCGGGATTGCCGGCGTTCATCATTGAGCGTTTCACCTACCTCAAAAGTGAAATCCTGGTGGAGTTGACCCGGTCGGTGGCTCGTGGTGATCGCCTCCGCTTTACGGTAAAATTAGTTGCAGATTGGGCTCAAATTCGACGAGAAATCGAATTTTAG
- a CDS encoding GntR family transcriptional regulator, with the protein MREIIEEGNVPLYQQLKNILKGQILSGVFKPGDSIPPEAELCRTYGVSRITVRQAVKSLVEEGFLYRKQGKGTFVTSPKLRRRLPKLYSFSEDIMELGLKPSSKLLEQAIIEADEELVELLRLPPSDHRVNKLVRVRMANDEPILIERTLIPVYLCPDLLKEDLEKGSLYTILREKYGL; encoded by the coding sequence GTGAGGGAGATCATCGAAGAGGGAAATGTTCCCCTGTATCAGCAGTTAAAGAATATTTTAAAAGGCCAAATCTTGAGTGGAGTTTTTAAACCGGGTGATTCCATTCCCCCCGAAGCCGAACTTTGTCGAACCTATGGTGTGAGCCGGATTACGGTACGACAGGCGGTGAAGAGTCTAGTGGAAGAGGGATTTTTGTATCGTAAACAGGGTAAAGGAACTTTTGTCACTTCCCCCAAACTCCGTCGGCGGTTGCCGAAACTGTACAGCTTCAGCGAAGATATAATGGAGTTGGGGTTAAAACCCAGTTCTAAGCTCCTCGAACAGGCGATCATTGAGGCGGATGAGGAACTGGTGGAACTCCTCCGTCTCCCTCCTTCCGACCACCGGGTCAATAAACTCGTGCGGGTGAGGATGGCCAACGATGAACCCATCCTCATCGAGCGGACTCTCATTCCTGTGTATCTGTGTCCGGACCTTTTAAAGGAGGACCTCGAAAAAGGGTCACTCTATACCATTTTGCGGGAGAAATATGGCTTAC
- a CDS encoding GntG family PLP-dependent aldolase, with protein MEKPIDLRRDTITLPTEAMKQFAFRVELGDSIYGEDPMQRELEELGASILGKERALFLPSGTMGNLVALLTHTRRGEEVILEENAHMVTSETGGVGAIAGLMVKPIRGEDGVPAPSAILQAIRPDDIHYPRTRLICLETTHYRYGGIVPPLEKFQAIQELAREKGLSVHLDGARLFNAAVYLGVEARRITQYADTVMVSLSKGLGAPVGSLLAGSRDLIREAERYRKMLGGGMRQTGWLCACGVMALSPENIARLREDHENARLLAEGLQAIPGLRVDRGRVHTNFVLAELSESGWDARQFVERLKERGVLATPAGRSVVRFVTSKEVNRAQIGVALERIQEIMRPR; from the coding sequence GTGGAAAAACCGATTGACCTGCGAAGAGATACCATTACCCTTCCTACCGAGGCCATGAAGCAGTTTGCCTTTCGGGTAGAGTTGGGGGACTCCATTTATGGCGAAGACCCCATGCAGAGGGAACTCGAGGAACTGGGGGCTTCGATTCTGGGGAAGGAAAGAGCCCTCTTTCTCCCCAGTGGGACCATGGGCAATCTGGTAGCCCTTTTAACCCACACCCGAAGAGGCGAGGAAGTCATTCTGGAAGAGAATGCTCATATGGTGACTTCTGAAACCGGGGGAGTGGGGGCCATCGCCGGCTTGATGGTGAAACCCATCCGGGGAGAGGATGGAGTCCCTGCTCCGTCAGCGATCCTTCAGGCCATTCGTCCTGATGACATCCACTATCCTCGGACTCGACTCATCTGTCTTGAAACCACCCATTACCGCTACGGGGGGATCGTTCCTCCCCTGGAGAAATTCCAGGCCATTCAAGAACTGGCCCGAGAAAAGGGTCTTTCGGTCCATCTTGATGGAGCCAGGCTCTTCAATGCGGCGGTGTACCTGGGGGTGGAAGCGCGAAGGATTACTCAGTACGCCGATACGGTGATGGTTTCCCTCTCCAAGGGGCTGGGAGCTCCGGTGGGATCGCTTCTTGCTGGTTCACGGGATTTGATTCGAGAGGCCGAACGGTACCGGAAAATGCTTGGTGGGGGGATGCGTCAGACTGGATGGCTGTGTGCCTGTGGAGTCATGGCTCTTTCTCCCGAAAACATTGCTCGCCTGCGGGAAGACCATGAGAACGCTCGTCTTCTGGCTGAGGGGCTGCAGGCGATTCCTGGATTGAGGGTGGATAGAGGCCGAGTTCATACCAACTTTGTGCTCGCAGAACTTTCGGAAAGTGGATGGGATGCGCGTCAATTTGTGGAACGGTTGAAGGAGAGAGGCGTGCTGGCGACCCCAGCTGGAAGGTCGGTGGTGCGTTTCGTGACTTCCAAAGAGGTCAACCGGGCTCAGATTGGGGTAGCACTAGAACGCATTCAAGAGATCATGCGCCCTCGGTGA